The nucleotide window CAGTTATAACTGAGGATGGGAAGAAGTTTAGGTCAAGGGCAATAGTAATAGGTTCTGGAACTCGAGACAAATTAATAAATCAAGTTGGCTTAAATACGATGCGTTATCCAAATGACCTTGCTAAATCCATTCAGGTTGAAATGGAAGGAGTTGAAGTTCCAGAAACTCACTTCCATTATTATCTGGGTAAAAAAGTTTCACCCGGTTGGAAAGCAACTATTTCACCTAAAGGTGATGGTAGAGCGAGTATTGGTTGTTTTGTAAGAGATGCAGATCCAGAAAAATATCTAGATCGTTTTTTAGAAAGAAGCATGTTTGATGGTGCTGAAATAATCAGGATACAACGAGGGGAAGACCAAATAATAACGATACCCAGCCAGTTGGTAAACGATCGAGTGATGGTTGTTGGTGGTGCTGCTGGTCAAGCCGGTATAGCTTTTGCAATGGCAGCAGGAAGGCTATCAGGAAAAGTTGCTGTAAGAGCATTAAAACAAAAAAACCTCCGTAAGGAAAACTTAATGGAGTACCAAGACAGGTGGCGCAAAAAATACCTCAAATACTATAGAGCAGGACGTTTCTCACTAAAAACAATCGAGAAAATGAGTGATGAAGAACTTGATGAAGTAATGAAAGCACTAGAACCAATAAATCTCACAAAACACCTAACAAAAAACAAACATCTAACCACAACCGCCCTAAAAATCGGAATAAGAGCTTTAATCAACAAACCAAGCCTTATAAAACATACAAAAAAACTATTATAACTAAGGCCATCCAAAAGCTGGTTTTCTCAAAAAAAATCCAAAAAACTAATCTACTCTTTTTATTTAAATCTAGTTATGTAAGCGATGCCCTAAATGGGGTATCTGTTTCCTGAAGTGAAGAAGAGGGGAATTTGCTTTAGGACTCAAATAGGGGTGTATATTTTATGGATAGAATGGAAAGAGTCCTGAATAGTATTAAAGGAAAAGAGGTTGACCGACCACCCGCATTCAGTGGAATGGGCACGATAACTATAGATAACACAGAGAAATTTGGTTATAAATTCCATGAAGTGCTTAGGGACCCTGAAAAAATGTCAGATGTAGCCGTTGCATCTATCGAGCTATTTGAACTAGAAAGCGTAAACATACCTATAGATCAAACAATACAAGCAGAAGCTTTCGGAGCAGAAATTGAGTTCAAAGAAAGCGATGAAAAAAACATTAGATATCCATCTATAAAAACGAATGTAGTAGAAAACATAGAGGATTTTATAGAAATCGAACCACCCACAATAGATGAAGCTGGAAAAATACCCGAAGTTCTAGAAGCAATTGAATTAGCCAAAGAAAAAGCACCTACAGACATTCCAATCGGAGGTTGGGTAATGGGGCCTTATGTTTCAGCAGGCCAACTACTTGACCGTAAAAAAATACTGGCTGCAACAATGCGCGACCCAGAAACCGTTCATGAAATCCTTGAAATACTAAAAGACTTCGAAATAAACTACATTAATAGATTAATCGAAGCCGGAGCCGATTTTATCTGCCTAAGAGAACCCGCTGCAAGCCAAGACGTATTAATGCCAAGCCAGTTCGAAGAAATTGTAAAACCATACCTAACGGAGATACTAAAAAACATAGACACACCAAAAATACTCCACATATGCGGGTTAACAGACGACATAATAACAAAAATGTGGGATTGCGGGCCCGACGCACTAAGCGTTGAAGAAAAAAACAACCTATATCAAAACAGAAAAGACCTAGGAGAAAAACCTGTCTTATACGGAGCAATATCCCCAAGCGAAACACTATACAAAGGAACACCAGAAGACATCAAAAAAGCTGTCCAAAAAAGCTATGACGCCGGAGTAAACGCAGCAATGCCAGGAGACGACATCTGGCCATTAACTCCAAAAGAAAACATGAAAGCATTCGTAGAAGAAACAAAAAAAATAAAAAATAAAAAGTGATTTGGTTGGTTTTAAAACCCCAACCAAATCCATCATCATTTATCACATTATTTACAATCCGTAGTTCTTTGGATCGAATTTTGGTAGGTCTCCGTATTCGTTGAGGCATTCTTCTACGAATTTGTCTTCTTCTTCTGGTAGTGCTCTTAGGTCTGTTACTATTGAGTCTAGTGTGTCTTTTTCGTGTGAGCTGAGTTGGAGTTCTCCTTTTTCGTTTGCTTCTTCGATTAGTTCGGCTGCTTTGAGTGCGGCTGCTTTTGATCTTCTGTAGTAACTGTCTCCCTCTTCCACCATGGCTTCTCCTATTTTGTATGCGTTGTCGTATGCTATTATGAAGCTTTCTGGGGATCGGTATCTGTCTGACGCCATGTAGATGTCTCTTAGTGTTTTGTCTTCTCCTAGTTCTTTGGCTGTGTTCATGAGGGATACTTCGTATCCTACTGCTTCCGCCCATGTTCCGCTGCTCCATCCACTGAATTCTTCGTGGAATTCAGCTGACTCGTTTGACCAACCATCACATACCTGTGCGGCTAGATTACCCATTAGGTCAGCATGCGCAACACTGCAATCCTTCCCTTCTTGAACTGTGGGTTTGCCTGCGATTGCTTTTACGATTGGTCCTTCGTATCCGCAGTCTTTGTCTGGTCCGGTTGCTCCTTGTTCCCAGGCGACTATTGTTCGGCCTGCGCAGATTGCTCTTGTGATTGCGCTGAATGTTCTTGCTATGTCTTGGTCTAGGTATCCGCCTGCTATGAACATTGCTGTGTTTGCTGCTGGGCAGTTTGTGTCTCCTCCTGGTACTACGTTGTTTTTTTCTGCGATGTCGACTATTTGGCTCCAGAGCCATTCCATGTCGATGGATCCTAGGTATCCGATTCCGAATAGGAATGCTTTTATGTCTCCTCTTTGTATTCCGTAGTCGGCTAGTTCCATTCCTCCTGATGATTCGATTTTTAGTACGTCGGCTCCGTTTTCGGCTGCTATTTCGAAGCTGCCGATTACTTTTTCTGGGTAGAATGATTCTCGGTCTTGTCCGTGTCTTAGGCCTTTTTCTGATACTCTTAGGTCTGGGATTGTGTGGGTTGTTGCTGTTGCTATTCCGTGTTCTTCTGCGAATTCTTCTGCTATTGCGGCTTGGTTTTGGATTGCTGGTCCTTGTGCGTATTCTACTGGGTTTTCTCCCATTTGGTGTACCCATTCGTTTTCTATTTCTTGTGTTGGGAATCCTAGTGTTACTGCTCTTTGTAGTATTGTTTTGGTTATTTTTCGGAATTCGGTTTTTAGTTTTTCTGGTCGTGCTTCTGCTCCTGGTCTTGGTGCTATT belongs to Methanonatronarchaeum sp. AMET-Sl and includes:
- a CDS encoding NAD(P)/FAD-dependent oxidoreductase; its protein translation is MSLYDLIVVGASPAGLQAANIVAERGFDVLVIEKRSDFSIDPGPADTSFDGFFRQMGFEPVSDYITHRLEGMRITSPLNTTLEINTPGFSIDREKFDRYYLDKALGVGASVELGRRVNRIDIDEKVSVITEDGKKFRSRAIVIGSGTRDKLINQVGLNTMRYPNDLAKSIQVEMEGVEVPETHFHYYLGKKVSPGWKATISPKGDGRASIGCFVRDADPEKYLDRFLERSMFDGAEIIRIQRGEDQIITIPSQLVNDRVMVVGGAAGQAGIAFAMAAGRLSGKVAVRALKQKNLRKENLMEYQDRWRKKYLKYYRAGRFSLKTIEKMSDEELDEVMKALEPINLTKHLTKNKHLTTTALKIGIRALINKPSLIKHTKKLL
- a CDS encoding uroporphyrinogen decarboxylase family protein; amino-acid sequence: MDRMERVLNSIKGKEVDRPPAFSGMGTITIDNTEKFGYKFHEVLRDPEKMSDVAVASIELFELESVNIPIDQTIQAEAFGAEIEFKESDEKNIRYPSIKTNVVENIEDFIEIEPPTIDEAGKIPEVLEAIELAKEKAPTDIPIGGWVMGPYVSAGQLLDRKKILAATMRDPETVHEILEILKDFEINYINRLIEAGADFICLREPAASQDVLMPSQFEEIVKPYLTEILKNIDTPKILHICGLTDDIITKMWDCGPDALSVEEKNNLYQNRKDLGEKPVLYGAISPSETLYKGTPEDIKKAVQKSYDAGVNAAMPGDDIWPLTPKENMKAFVEETKKIKNKK
- a CDS encoding methyltransferase MtaB domain-containing protein, producing MSKYTEMAYDDPEEMIFGEAKEPVTYGHGPQITAGGGQVFGVTKIAPRPGAEARPEKLKTEFRKITKTILQRAVTLGFPTQEIENEWVHQMGENPVEYAQGPAIQNQAAIAEEFAEEHGIATATTHTIPDLRVSEKGLRHGQDRESFYPEKVIGSFEIAAENGADVLKIESSGGMELADYGIQRGDIKAFLFGIGYLGSIDMEWLWSQIVDIAEKNNVVPGGDTNCPAANTAMFIAGGYLDQDIARTFSAITRAICAGRTIVAWEQGATGPDKDCGYEGPIVKAIAGKPTVQEGKDCSVAHADLMGNLAAQVCDGWSNESAEFHEEFSGWSSGTWAEAVGYEVSLMNTAKELGEDKTLRDIYMASDRYRSPESFIIAYDNAYKIGEAMVEEGDSYYRRSKAAALKAAELIEEANEKGELQLSSHEKDTLDSIVTDLRALPEEEDKFVEECLNEYGDLPKFDPKNYGL